One stretch of Pomacea canaliculata isolate SZHN2017 linkage group LG11, ASM307304v1, whole genome shotgun sequence DNA includes these proteins:
- the LOC112575903 gene encoding tubulin alpha-3 chain-like yields the protein MREVISIHTGQAGVQIGNACWELYCLEHGIQPDGQMPSDKTIGGGDDSFNTFFSETGAGKHVPRAVYVDLEPTVIDEVRTGTYRQLFHPEQLITGKEDAANNYARGHYTIGKEIIDLVLDRIRKLADMCTGLQGFLIFHSFGGGTGSGFASLLMERLSVDYGKKSKLEFAVYPAPQVSTSVVEPYNSILTTHTTLEHSDCAFMVDNEAIYDVCRRNLDIERPTYTNLNRLISQIVSSITASLRFDGALNVDLTEFQTNLVPYPRIHFPLSTYSPVISAEKAYHEQLTVAEITNACFEPANQMVKCDPRHGKYMACCLLYRGDVVPKDVNAAIATIKTKRSIQFVDWCPTGFKVGINYQPPTVVPGGDLAKVQRAVCMLSNTTAIAEAWARLDHKFDLMYAKRAFVHWYVGEGMEEGEFSEAREDLAALEKDYEEVGIDSVEAEGEEEHLKDIKEASLLAVLTAFFLTQRWRWISRREEVLFLP from the exons cGTGAAGTAATCTCAATCCATACTGGTCAAGCTGGAGTTCAGATTGGCAATGCCTGTTGGGAGCTGTACTGTCTGGAACATGGAATCCAGCCAGACGGACAGATGCCATCGGACAAGACCATTGGAGGGGGAGACGACTCCTTTAACACCTTCTTCAGTGAAACAGGAGCAGGAAAACATGTACCAAGGGCTGTGTATGTCGATCTGGAACCGACGGTGATCG atGAAGTGCGAACGGGTACATATCGCCAACTTTTCCACCCCGAGCAGCTGATTACTGGGAAGGAAGATGCCGCCAACAACTATGCGCGCGGCCATTACACCATCGGAAAAGAAATTATCGATCTTGTTCTTGATCGAATTAGGAAACTA GCGGACATGTGCACCGGTCTTCAGGGCTTCCTCATCTTCCACAGTTTTGGGGGAGGCACTGGATCAGGTTTCGCTTCTCTCCTTATGGAACGCCTCTCAGTGGATTATGGAAAAAAGTCCAAGCTGGAGTTTGCTGTGTATCCTGCTCCTCAG GTATCGACTTCTGTGGTGGAGCCTTACAACTCTATCCtgaccacacacactacactcgAACACTCCGACTGCGCCTTCATGGTAGACAACGAGGCCATCTACGACGTCTGCCGTCGCAACCTGGACATCGAGCGTCCTACTTACACCAACCTCAACCGCCTCATTAGTCAGATTGTCTCTTCCATCACCGCATCCTTGCGCTTTGACGGCGCTCTTAACGTTGACCTTACGGAATTCCAGACGAACCTCGTGCCGTATCCCCGTATACATTTCCCGTTGTCAACTTATTCCCCTGTCATTTCTGCGGAGAAGGCCTACCACGAGCAGCTGACTGTTGCTGAGATCACAAACGCCTGCTTCGAGCCGGCCAACCAGATGGTGAAGTGTGACCCACGTCACGGCAAGTACATGGCCTGCTGCTTACTGTACCGCGGTGACGTCGTGCCCAAGGATGTCAACGCCGCCATCGCTACTATTAAGACAAAGCGCTCCATCCAGTTCGTAGACTGGTGTCCGACAGGCTTtaag gtGGGCATCAACTACCAGCCACCCACGGTGGTACCAGGAGGAGACCTGGCTAAGGTGCAGCGTGCTGTGTGTATGCTGAGCAACACCACCGCCATTGCCGAGGCCTGGGCACGACTGGACCACAAGTTCGACCTGATGTACGCCAAACGGGCCTTCGTGCACTGGTACGTGGGGGAAGGCATGGAGGAGGGCGAGTTCTCCGAGGCACGAGAAGATCTGGCGGCCCTGGAGAAAGACTACGAGGAGGTCGGCATTGACTCAGTGGAAGCCGAAGGAGAAGAGGAGCATCTGAAGGATATTAAAGAAGCCAGCTTATTAGCTGTCCTGACCGCATTCTTTTTGACCCAAAGATGGAGATGGATTTCAAGGAGAGAAGAGGTGTTGTTCTTACCGTAA
- the LOC112575910 gene encoding tubulin alpha-1C chain-like: MREIISVHAGQAGVQIGNACWELYCLEHGIQPDGLMPSDKTLCGGDDSFNTFFSETGAGKHVPRAIFIDLEPTVVDEVRTGTYRQLFHPEQLITGKEDAANNYARGHYTVGKELIDLVLDRIRKLADMCTGLQGFLVFHSFGGGTGSGFVSLLMERLSVDYGKKTKLQLSVYPAPQVATAVVEPYNAILSTHTTLEHSDCAFMVDNEAIYDVCRRNLDIERPTYTNLNRIVSQIVSSVTASLRFDGALNVDLIEFQTNLVPYPRIHFPLACFAPIISAEKAYHEQLTVAEITNASFEPANQLVKCDPRHGKYMACCMLYRGDVVPKDVNAAIACIKTKRTIQFVDWCPTGFKVGINYQPPTTVPGGDLAKVQRAVCMLSNTTAIAEAWARLDHKFDLMYAKRAFVHWYVGEGMEEGEFAEAREDMAALEKDYEEVGLDSVVGEEEGEEA; encoded by the exons ATG CGTGAAATAATCTCAGTCCATGCTGGTCAAGCTGGGGTCCAGATTGGCAATGCCTGTTGGGAGCTGTACTGTCTAGAACACGGTATTCAGCCTGATGGACTAATGCCATCTGACAAGACTCTTTGTGGAGGAGATGACTCGTTCAACACGTTTTTCAGTGAGACGGGAGCAGGCAAGCACGTGCCAAGGGCTATCTTCATTGACCTCGAACCGACGGTGGTTG ACGAAGTGCGAACAGGTACATATCGCCAGCTCTTCCATCCTGAACAGCTGATTACAGGTAAAGAAGATGCTGCAAACAATTATGCGCGAGGCCACTACACCGTCGGGAAGGAGCTGATAGACCTGGTACTGGATCGTATCAGGAAGTTG GCGGACATGTGTACAGGTCTTCAGGGTTTCCTCGTTTTCCACAGTTTTGGGGGAGGGACTGGATCTGGTTTCGTTTCTCTCCTCATGGAACGCCTTTCCGTGGACTACGGCAAAAAGACTAAACTGCAGCTTTCTGTGTACCCTGCTCCCCAG GTAGCAACTGCTGTAGTGGAGCCGTACAACGCTATTCTatccacacacactacactcgAACACTCCGACTGCGCCTTCATGGTAGACAACGAGGCCATCTACGACGTCTGCCGTCGCAACCTGGACATCGAGCGTCCTACTTACACCAACCTCAACCGCATCGTTAGCCAGATTGTCTCCTCCGTCACTGCGTCCTTGCGTTTCGACGGCGCCCTCAACGTCGACTTGATCGAGTTCCAGACCAACCTTGTGCCGTACCCCCGCATCCACTTTCCTCTCGCGTGTTTTGCCCCCATCATCTCTGCAGAGAAGGCCTACCACGAACAGCTGACTGTTGCTGAGATCACCAACGCCAGCTTCGAGCCGGCCAACCAGTTGGTGAAGTGCGACCCACGCCACGGCAAGTACATGGCCTGCTGCATGCTGTACCGCGGTGACGTCGTTCCCAAAGATGTCAACGCCGCCATTGCCTGTATTAAGACCAAGCGCACCATTCAATTTGTAGACTGGTGTCCTACGGGTTTCAAG GTGGGCATTAACTACCAGCCACCCACGACGGTACCAGGAGGAGACCTGGCTAAGGTGCAGCGTGCTGTGTGTATGCTGAGCAACACCACCGCCATTGCCGAGGCCTGGGCCCGCCTGGACCACAAGTTCGACCTGATGTACGCCAAACGGGCCTTCGTGCACTGGTACGTGGGGGAAGGCATGGAGGAGGGCGAGTTCGCCGAGGCACGTGAAGATATGGCGGCCCTGGAGAAAGACTACGAGGAGGTCGGCCTCGACTCGGTAGTTGGCGAGGAAGAAGGGGAAGAAGCTTAA